The following are from one region of the Staphylococcus schleiferi genome:
- the pnp gene encoding polyribonucleotide nucleotidyltransferase: MSQEKKVFKTEWANQPLTIETGQLAKQANGAVLVRYGDTVVLSTATASKEPRDGDFFPLTVNYEEKMYAAGKIPGGFKKREGRPGDEATLTARLIDRPIRPLFPDGYRHDVQIINTVLSADPNCSPEMAAMIGSSMALSVSDIPFQGPIAGVNVGLVDGQYVINPNLEQKAVSRLDLEVAGHKDAVNMVEAGASEITEAEMLEAILFGHEEIKRLCAFQEEIIAHLQPEKQEFIPEEKNQTLIDSVTEMTQNEGLNQAIQTVEKQEREENLDAIKERVLANFEDEEDPENEALLKEVNAIINTLIKEEVRRLIADEKIRPDGRKPDEIRPLSSEVGLLPRAHGSGLFTRGQTQALSVLTLGSISEYQIIDGLGEEEHKRFMHHYNFPNFSVGETGPVRAPGRREIGHGALGERALRYIIPDEKDFPYTVRIVSEVLESNGSSSQASICGSTLALMDAGVPIKAPVAGIAMGLVTRDDQYTILTDIQGMEDALGDMDFKVAGTTEGITAIQMDIKIDGLTKEVIEEALEQARKGRLAILDHMMQTINQPRTELSAYAPKVETMQIKPEKIRDVIGPGGKQINEIIDATGVKLDIEQDGTVFIGSTEQDMINQARSWIENIVREAEVGQIYDAKVKRIEKFGAFVELFPGKDALVHISQISNERINKVEDVLKIGDTLNVKVTEIDKQGRVNASHKVLISQ, from the coding sequence ATGTCTCAAGAAAAAAAGGTTTTCAAGACGGAATGGGCAAACCAACCGTTAACAATAGAAACTGGACAATTGGCGAAACAAGCAAATGGTGCTGTACTCGTTAGATACGGTGACACCGTTGTACTATCTACAGCAACAGCTTCAAAAGAGCCACGTGATGGTGACTTTTTCCCGTTGACTGTCAATTATGAAGAAAAAATGTATGCGGCTGGGAAAATTCCGGGCGGATTTAAAAAAAGAGAAGGACGTCCAGGTGATGAAGCGACATTAACTGCACGTTTAATTGACCGTCCGATTCGACCATTATTCCCTGATGGCTACCGTCATGATGTTCAAATTATTAACACAGTTCTAAGTGCAGATCCAAATTGCTCTCCTGAAATGGCAGCAATGATTGGTTCTTCAATGGCATTGAGTGTTTCTGACATCCCATTTCAAGGTCCTATCGCAGGGGTAAATGTCGGATTAGTTGATGGCCAATATGTCATCAATCCAAACTTAGAGCAAAAAGCAGTATCACGCCTAGACTTAGAAGTTGCTGGTCATAAAGATGCTGTTAACATGGTTGAAGCAGGTGCAAGTGAGATTACTGAGGCTGAGATGCTAGAAGCGATATTATTTGGTCATGAAGAGATTAAACGCTTATGTGCATTTCAAGAAGAAATCATTGCACATTTACAACCAGAAAAACAAGAATTTATTCCAGAAGAAAAAAATCAAACGCTTATTGATTCCGTAACTGAAATGACTCAAAATGAAGGACTAAATCAAGCGATTCAAACGGTTGAAAAACAAGAGCGCGAAGAAAACCTTGATGCGATTAAAGAACGTGTCCTTGCAAACTTTGAAGACGAAGAAGATCCTGAAAATGAGGCTTTATTAAAAGAAGTTAATGCGATTATTAATACGTTAATCAAAGAAGAGGTAAGAAGATTAATTGCGGATGAAAAAATTCGTCCAGATGGTCGTAAGCCGGATGAAATTCGACCTTTATCATCAGAAGTTGGTTTATTACCACGTGCCCATGGGTCTGGCTTGTTTACACGAGGTCAAACACAAGCGTTATCAGTTTTAACACTAGGCTCAATTTCAGAATATCAAATCATTGATGGTTTGGGTGAAGAAGAGCATAAACGTTTTATGCATCATTATAACTTCCCGAATTTCTCTGTAGGTGAAACAGGTCCTGTTCGAGCACCGGGTAGACGCGAAATTGGTCATGGTGCTTTAGGTGAACGTGCATTGAGATATATCATTCCAGATGAGAAAGATTTTCCATACACTGTGCGTATTGTAAGTGAAGTATTAGAATCTAACGGTTCCTCTTCACAAGCTTCTATTTGTGGCTCTACTTTAGCTTTAATGGACGCAGGTGTGCCGATTAAAGCGCCAGTGGCAGGTATTGCGATGGGTCTTGTCACACGTGATGATCAATATACGATTTTAACGGATATCCAAGGCATGGAAGACGCTTTAGGTGATATGGACTTCAAAGTAGCGGGAACGACTGAAGGTATCACAGCGATTCAAATGGATATTAAAATAGATGGTTTAACTAAAGAAGTGATTGAAGAAGCGCTTGAACAAGCACGTAAAGGGCGTTTAGCGATTTTAGATCATATGATGCAAACGATTAATCAACCTAGAACAGAACTCAGTGCTTATGCACCTAAAGTTGAAACAATGCAAATCAAGCCTGAAAAAATTCGAGACGTCATTGGACCAGGCGGTAAACAAATCAATGAAATTATTGATGCGACAGGTGTTAAATTAGACATTGAACAAGATGGTACAGTATTTATTGGCTCAACGGAACAAGATATGATCAATCAAGCGCGTAGTTGGATTGAAAATATTGTCAGAGAAGCAGAAGTCGGACAAATTTACGATGCAAAAGTTAAACGTATTGAGAAGTTTGGTGCTTTTGTTGAATTGTTCCCAGGTAAAGATGCTTTAGTTCATATTTCTCAAATTTCAAACGAGCGTATTAATAAAGTGGAAGATGTATTAAAAATCGGCGATACATTGAATGTAAAAGTGACTGAAATTGACAAGCAAGGCCGTGTGAATGCATCTCATAAAGTGTTAATTTCACAATAA
- the rpsO gene encoding 30S ribosomal protein S15, with translation MAISQERKNELIKEYRTHETDTGSPEVQIAVLTAEISALNDHLRIHKKDHHSRRGLLKMVGRRRHLLNYLRDKDIQRYRELIKSLGIRR, from the coding sequence ATGGCAATTTCACAAGAACGTAAAAATGAATTAATTAAAGAATATCGTACACACGAAACAGATACAGGTTCACCTGAAGTACAAATCGCTGTATTAACTGCAGAAATCAGTGCATTAAACGATCACTTACGTATTCACAAAAAAGACCACCACTCACGTCGTGGTTTATTAAAAATGGTTGGTCGTCGTCGTCACTTATTAAACTACTTACGTGACAAAGACATCCAACGTTACCGTGAATTAATTAAATCATTAGGTATCCGTCGCTAA
- the ribF gene encoding riboflavin biosynthesis protein RibF, with the protein MEVIEITHPIQPNQYIQEDIALALGFFDGLHRGHQALLEQLEATAKEKGLKKAVMTFDPHPSVVLNPKQKRTTYLTPLDDKVALLGEYDIDYCLVVNFSSRFAEVSPDEFVQSYLVKNHARAIIAGFDFTFGKYGKGNMAMMQEYQSQFECITVGKKELNDEKISTTAIRNALKSGDLAKANEQLGYRYRIKGTVVQGEKRGRTIGFPTANIEPSDDYVLPTKGVYAVSLVIGSKEKVYRGVCNIGVKPTFHEDLPQVVIEVNIFDFEENIYGERVTIYWHHFIRPELKFDGIDPLVAQMNQDKERAKYLLAVDFDDEVSYNS; encoded by the coding sequence ATGGAAGTTATTGAAATTACACATCCCATCCAACCTAACCAATATATACAAGAAGATATTGCGTTGGCTTTGGGATTTTTTGATGGACTACACCGTGGTCATCAAGCACTTTTAGAACAATTAGAAGCGACTGCAAAAGAAAAGGGACTCAAAAAAGCGGTTATGACATTTGATCCACATCCATCAGTTGTATTGAATCCAAAGCAAAAAAGAACCACTTATTTAACCCCTTTAGATGACAAAGTTGCTTTATTAGGCGAATATGATATTGATTATTGTCTCGTGGTTAACTTTTCATCTCGTTTTGCAGAAGTATCGCCTGATGAATTTGTGCAGTCTTATTTAGTGAAAAATCATGCACGCGCAATTATTGCTGGATTTGACTTTACATTTGGTAAATACGGCAAAGGGAACATGGCGATGATGCAAGAATATCAATCGCAATTCGAATGCATTACAGTAGGAAAAAAAGAACTGAATGATGAGAAAATATCAACGACTGCAATACGAAACGCGTTAAAATCAGGTGATTTAGCGAAGGCAAATGAACAACTTGGGTATCGTTATCGTATTAAAGGAACAGTTGTTCAAGGAGAAAAACGAGGCAGAACAATTGGTTTCCCAACTGCTAATATTGAACCGAGTGATGATTACGTACTTCCTACAAAGGGCGTTTATGCAGTGAGTTTAGTCATTGGTTCGAAAGAAAAAGTGTATAGAGGCGTATGCAACATTGGTGTGAAACCGACATTTCATGAAGATTTGCCTCAAGTTGTTATTGAAGTGAATATTTTTGATTTTGAAGAAAATATTTACGGTGAACGTGTTACTATTTATTGGCATCATTTTATTCGACCAGAGCTGAAATTTGATGGCATTGACCCGCTTGTGGCCCAAATGAATCAAGATAAAGAACGTGCCAAATATTTATTGGCTGTTGATTTTGACGATGAAGTATCTTATAATAGTTAA
- the truB gene encoding tRNA pseudouridine(55) synthase TruB, with product MYHGILPVNKPRGLTSHDVVFKLRKILNTKKIGHTGTLDPEVDGVLPICIGQATKVSDYVMEMGKTYHAEVTLGLSTTTEDQTGDVLEQVRLQPSDINAKQIDEVLEKFEGWTTQIPPMYSSVKVNGKKLYEYARKGETVARPEREIYIEHIARISELHFEDGMMRFEIEVTCGKGTYIRTLATDIGKTLNLPAHMSRLTRTMSGGLSLEQALSLTEIETLHEEERLQEKLLPIIYGLKALPMYQVTDEALKLKIKNGQKFLKNAFDVSFDSQIVMIDGETGRVMAIYERHPSRQEEIKPKKVFN from the coding sequence ATGTACCATGGCATTTTACCAGTAAATAAGCCACGCGGATTAACCAGTCACGATGTTGTTTTTAAATTGCGCAAGATTCTAAATACAAAGAAAATCGGCCATACTGGCACGTTAGATCCTGAAGTAGATGGTGTTTTGCCCATTTGTATTGGACAAGCCACTAAGGTCAGTGACTATGTCATGGAAATGGGGAAAACGTATCATGCTGAGGTCACACTCGGTTTATCCACTACGACTGAAGATCAAACCGGTGATGTATTAGAGCAAGTTAGATTACAACCATCCGATATCAATGCTAAGCAAATTGATGAAGTTCTAGAAAAATTTGAAGGTTGGACGACACAAATTCCTCCAATGTATTCTTCAGTAAAAGTAAACGGAAAAAAGCTCTATGAGTATGCAAGAAAAGGTGAAACCGTAGCGCGACCGGAAAGAGAAATATATATTGAACATATTGCACGGATATCAGAGTTACATTTTGAAGATGGAATGATGCGCTTTGAAATTGAAGTGACATGCGGGAAGGGAACGTATATCCGTACACTAGCTACAGATATAGGAAAAACATTGAATCTCCCGGCACATATGTCACGTCTGACACGAACAATGAGTGGCGGTTTATCTTTAGAGCAAGCCTTAAGTTTGACCGAAATTGAAACGCTACATGAAGAAGAACGTTTACAAGAAAAACTGTTGCCGATTATCTATGGTCTGAAAGCTTTACCTATGTATCAAGTCACGGATGAAGCCTTAAAATTAAAAATTAAAAATGGACAAAAGTTTTTAAAAAATGCATTTGATGTTTCTTTTGACTCCCAAATTGTTATGATAGATGGTGAAACAGGTCGTGTTATGGCCATTTATGAAAGACATCCATCTCGTCAAGAGGAAATAAAGCCTAAAAAGGTTTTTAATTAA
- the rbfA gene encoding 30S ribosome-binding factor RbfA, producing MNMRAERVGEQMKKELMDIINNKLKDPRVGFLTITDVQPTNDLSLAKVYLTVLGSDKEREDTFKGLEKAKGFIKSEIGQRMRLRIVPDLQFEYDASIEYGNRIEQLIQDLNKRD from the coding sequence ATGAATATGAGAGCAGAACGTGTCGGTGAACAGATGAAAAAAGAGTTAATGGACATTATCAATAACAAATTGAAAGATCCAAGAGTTGGATTTTTAACAATTACTGATGTGCAACCTACAAATGACTTATCATTAGCAAAAGTTTATTTGACTGTTTTAGGCAGTGATAAAGAACGTGAAGATACTTTTAAAGGTCTTGAAAAAGCAAAAGGATTTATTAAATCAGAAATTGGTCAACGTATGCGACTTAGAATTGTACCCGATTTGCAATTTGAATATGACGCATCAATTGAATACGGTAATCGTATTGAGCAGTTGATTCAAGATTTAAACAAGAGAGATTAA